One Ranitomeya variabilis isolate aRanVar5 chromosome 4, aRanVar5.hap1, whole genome shotgun sequence genomic window, ATatctttttgtacaatttgtcaataacatatATTGTTTCTCCTCATCTATTTTTCACGGTCAATAAGTTTTTCACACTCTAGGTATGGTAATGGATTCTCTCTCTCATTTTCCAGTGGTGTTGGCAATTGCGTTCCCGAGGTTCATGTGACATTGTTACAGCACGTGAAACCTGCCCCCAATCAGCACCGGTGTCGCcatccccaccttcggacaaataaAACATGGCAAGGAAGTCAGAGATGAACTGCAGCCCTGGATTCCAGTTGATATTCAATGAATCCAAAGGAGGGGACACAGTACAGCCGTCACCTAACAGGGCTCGTGTGATTTAACAACCTTATGTGAGCTTCGGGAATGTGAGtcccgacactgctggaacggtgcCGACACGGAAGCGGAGATGAGATGTTTTTATTCTAACGAGGCCAatcatgaggaatgacaagaggttgttgttggttaaactatttccaacattctgaacattagaaaagcttctcccctgtgtgaatcttCTGATGTTTATGAAGAGTTGATATTCAAGCAAAATAGTTACCACATTAAGAataaaaaaaggcttctcccctatgagaCTTTTCGGGTGTCTAAAAAGAGAtgttttcttcacaaaacattttccacagtcTGAACAGAAAAAGGCTTTTCCCTTGTGTGATTGTTCTGGTgactaagaagagatgatttcttcacaaaacattttccacattgtgaacatgaaaatggcttcacccctgtATGAGTTCTGTGGTGTCTATCAAGATGcgttttccggttaaaacattccccacattctgaacatacaaatttcttcacccctgtgtgaattctttggtgtctatcaagatgcattttccggttaaaacatttcccacattctgaacatgaaaaaggcttctcccctgtgtgagttctctgatgtttaataagatATGATTTcgctgtaaaatatttcccacattctgaacatgaaaaaggcttctcccctgtgtgagttctctgatgtttgataAGATATGATTTCACtgtgaaacattttccacattctgagcatgaaaaaggcttctcccctgtgtgagttctctgatgtgtgatAAGATGTGATGTAtccataaaacatttcccacattctaaacatgaaaatggcttctcccctgtgtgagttctctgatgtatgacaagatgtgatttctctgtaaaacatttcccacattctgaacatgaaaatggcttctcccctgtgtgaattctctgatgtttgagaagacttgatttctctgtaaaacatttcccacattctgaacatgaaaatggcttttcccctgtgtgaattctctgatgcttgagaagacttgatttctctgtaaaacatttcccacattctgaacaggaaaaaggcttctcccctgtgtgagttctctggtgagtaaccagattgtatttcttgttaaaacatttcccacacttggaacaatagTTATGCTCTACTGTGcaaatttttttatgtttcagaAAAGATTTTTGAAAAGGTAAATTATTTTCATATTCTAAAcctgaaaatgttttttttgcttTATGAGCAGttagttttttaatgcttattttgtgactttgattttccttagtagtctgtAATGAATCAACAGACAGGACCTGTTTGAAAGGATCAGATGAGAGATCATAGCTGTGAAAGGATGATGGtacatctggagtaatggcattcacttcaattgtatcctgtggaatctcaagatcatcagatttaaaaactgaagatgtcagctgtccctctaatCTCCTtgcacagtcatctgccaagaataaaatcaATTATTAATTCGGAATAAAATATTATTGACTTAAATTTTAGAACATTTCTACTAAAACTGTAAAGAATAGCAAGTTGTGTAAAAATATTGATTTACAAAGACAAGTACAGTTCATAGGCTAATAGAAAATCTCATAAGATGCACGAGTAGATTGTGATGCTCAACTTTTTGTTCACTCTGCTTCCCAAATATCCaataaaaagccaccaaactgTACGGTAGGCAAaagtacaaaaaataataaaaactctAGTCATCTGAAAAAAAAGTCCCCacttaggtccatcatctgtcagtggaaaaacaggtttccacattattagtggctcaaagtcttttgaaaagcaacatggcttctagaaac contains:
- the LOC143768021 gene encoding uncharacterized protein LOC143768021, coding for MDMDRDQMAEKLLHLTLEILFRLTGEDYTVVKKTSSERCQDPVFEGWGRPLSPITGPPPHPLIHEDINDQKILELTYKMIELLTGEVPIRCQDVSVYFSMEEWEYLEGHRDLYKDVMMEVPQPLTSPDLSRIRTTPERCPRPLLPQDCKQEDPNIPQDHQGEDLTHINTTETYVRGDERCKEEIPTYDYPDDCARRLEGQLTSSVFKSDDLEIPQDTIEVNAITPDVPSSFHSYDLSSDPFKQVLSVDSLQTTKENQSHKISIKKLTAHKAKKTFSGLEYENNLPFQKSFLKHKKICTVEHNYCSKCGKCFNKKYNLVTHQRTHTGEKPFSCSECGKCFTEKSSLLKHQRIHTGEKPFSCSECGKCFTEKSSLLKHQRIHTGEKPFSCSECGKCFTEKSHLVIHQRTHTGEKPFSCLECGKCFMDTSHLITHQRTHTGEKPFSCSECGKCFTVKSYLIKHQRTHTGEKPFSCSECGKYFTAKSYLIKHQRTHTGEKPFSCSECGKCFNRKMHLDRHQRIHTGVKKFVCSECGECFNRKTHLDRHHRTHTGVKPFSCSQCGKCFVKKSSLLSHQNNHTREKPFSVQTVENVL